A single Cucumis melo cultivar AY chromosome 4, USDA_Cmelo_AY_1.0, whole genome shotgun sequence DNA region contains:
- the LOC103486827 gene encoding pleiotropic drug resistance protein 3-like isoform X2: MCILKQSVRLFMGKPFQHFGILFKASFMLTLLLGPPGCGKTTLLKALSGNLNKSLKFSGEICYNGHKLEEFVPQKTSAYVSQHDLHIPQMTVRETLDFSARCQGIGSRADIMKEIIKKEKEQGIIPNPDIDIYMKAISIEGLKHSLQTDYILKIFGLDVCGDTLVGDAMRRGISGGQKKRLTTGEMMVGPNKALFMDEITNGLDSSTAFQIISCLQNLAHLTNATILISLLQPAPETFELFDDLILMAQKKIVYQGRRDRVLDFFEHCGFKCPKRKSTADFLQEVLSRKDQPQFWYRNQTPYAYVSIDTLSTKFKHWNNNNNLERKAEEEILKPYDNDDQEDQYYSKDDDGILLNIGKINNYSVSKWQVFKACASREFLLMRRNSFVYVFKISQLFLIASITMTVFIRTEMKIDVEHGNYYMGALFYSLLMLLVDALPELAMTIQRLEVFYKQKQLLFYPPWAYVIPPAILKLPLSLLQSFVWTSLTYYVIGYTPEVSRFFRHFLVLFALHVSSLSMFRMMALVNQQIVASTVSSFVILQIMIFGGFIISHPSMSAWLRWGFWVSPISYGEIGLSINEFLAPRWQKIQGSNVTIGHIILQSRGLDYHQYFYWISLAALFGFALLFNFGFALALTFLNPPGSSTAIISYEKLSQSNINADANSAQSPLSSPKTSIESTKGGIALPFRPLTVVFRDLQYYVDMPSGMRERGFTQKKLQLLSDITGAIRPGILTALMGVSGAGKTTLLDVLAGRKTSGYIEGEIKIGGFPKVQETFARVSGYCEQTDVHSSQITVEESLFFSAWLRLAPEIDSKTKAQFVNEVLETIELDSIKDSLVGIPGVSGLSTEQRKRLTIAVELVSNPSIIFMDEPTTGLDARAAAIVMRAVKNVADTGRTIVCTIHQPSIDIFESFDELILLKTGGRMIYYGPLGQDSNQVIEYFEHVPGVSRIRENYNPATWILEITSSAAEAKLGIDFALVYKNSSLYENNKELVKQLSAPSPGSRDLHFSNVFAQNFARQFGACLWKQNLSYWRNPRYNLLRILHTVASSLIFGVLFWKKGKKLENQQDLFNNFGVMYSSVVFMGIYNCSSVFPNVSRERTVMYRERFAGMYSPWAYSLAQVIIEVPYVFVQAAIYVIITYPMIGFYGSAWKIFWCFYSMFFALLYFKSLGLLLVSITPNYHIATILSSAFYVTFNLFAGFLVPKPRIPRWWIWFYYITPTSWTLNCLLTSQYGDIDKTIVAFGENTTVSTFLRDYFGFHYNQLPLVRFILILFPVVFACIFGFCIGRLNFQKR; this comes from the exons ATGTGCATATTGAAGCAGAGTGTGAGGTTGTTCATGGGAAAGCCATTCCAACACTTTGGAATTCTCTTCAAAGCAAGCTTTAT GTTAACTTTGCTACTTGGTCCTCCCGGGTGTGGGAAAACCACACTACTAAAGGCCCTTTCTGGAAATCTTAACAAATCTCTCAag TTTAGTGGAGAAATTTGTTACAATGGACATAAACTTGAAGaatttgtcccccaaaaaacttCAGCATATGTTAGTCAGCATGACCTACATATTCCTCAAATGACCGTAAGGGAAACCCTAGATTTTTCGGCCAGGTGTCAAGGCATCGGAAGTCGAGCAG ATATTATGAAGGAGATTATCAAAAAGGAGAAGGAACAAGGGATTATTCCAAATCCTGATATTGATATTTACATGAAG GCCATTTCCATTGAAGGACTAAAACACAGTCTTCAAACTGATTACATACTCAAG ATATTTGGACTTGATGTTTGTGGTGACACTCTAGTAGGGGATGCCATGAGGAGAGGTATTTCAGGGGGTCAAAAGAAAAGATTAACTACAG GAGAAATGATGGTTGGTCCAAACAAAGCTTTGTTCATGGATGAAATCACAAATGGATTAGACAGTTCCACTGCCTTCCAAATCATTTCATGCCTACAAAACTTAGCTCATCTTACAAATGCTACAATTCTTATCTCTCTTCTTCAACCAGCTCCCGAAACCTTCGAACTTTTTGATGATTTGATCTTGATGGCACAAAAAAAGATTGTATATCAAGGTCGTCGTGACCGAGTTCTCGACTTCTTTGAACACTGTGGATTCAAATGCCCCAAAAGGAAAAGCACTGCAGATTTTCTTCAAGAGGTGCTTTCAAGGAAAGATCAACCACAATTTTGGTATCGTAACCAAACTCCTTATGCATATGTTTCTATTGACACATTGAGTACAAAGTTCAAGCATTggaataacaataataatttagaaAGAAAGGCGGAAGAGGAGATTTTGAAACCCTATGATAATGATGATCAAGAAGATCAATATTATTCAAAAGATGATGATGGTATTTTGTTGAATATTGGGAAGATCAATAATTATAGTGTTTCTAAATGGCAAGTGTTTAAAGCTTGTGCATCAAGGGAATTCCTCCTCATGAGAAGAAATTCATTTGTTTACGTCTTCAAAATAAGTCAG CTTTTCTTGATTGCTTCAATCACAATGACAGTGTTTATAAGGACAGAAATGAAAATAGATGTTGAACATGGAAACTACTACATGGGAGCCTTATTCTATTCTCTCCTTATGCTCCTAGTTGATGCATTGCCTGAATTGGCAATGACTATCCAAAGACTTGAAGTTTTCTACAAACAAAAACAGTTACTGTTTTATCCACCTTGGGCTTATGTAATTCCACCTGCCATTTTGAAGCTCCCTCTCTCACTTCTTCAATCCTTTGTATGGACTTCTCTTACTTATTATGTCATCGGTTACACCCCCGAGGTCTCCAG GTTCTTTCGACATTTTCTTGTGTTGTTTGCGCTGCACGTATCTTCATTATCCATGTTTCGAATGATGGCTTTAGTCAATCAACAAATTGTTGCTTCTACAGTTAGCAGTTTTGTAATATTACAAATCATGATATTTGGTGGTTTCATCATCTCTCATC CCTCAATGTCAGCTTGGTTGCGATGGGGATTTTGGGTTTCACCAATTAGCTATGGAGAAATTGGGCTTTCTATCAATGAATTTCTTGCTCCAAGATGGCAGAAG ATTCAAGGTTCGAACGTTACAATAGGACATATAATTCTTCAAAGTCGAGGACTCGATTATCATCAATACTTCTACTGGATTTCACTCGCAGCTTTGTTTGGATTTGCTCTCCTTTTCAATTTTGGATTTGCCTTAGCTCTTACTTTCCTCAATC CTCCTGGATCTTCCACTGCCATTATCTCATATGAAAAGCTCTCACAATCTAACATCAATGCCGATGCTAATTCTGCCCAAAGCCCTCTTTCTTCTCCTAAGACCTCCATAGAATCGACCAAAG GTGGAATAGCATTGCCTTTCAGACCTTTAACAGTAGTGTTTCGAGATTTGCAGTATTATGTGGACATGCCATCG GGAATGAGAGAGAGGGGTTTTACTCAGAAGAAACTCCAGCTTCTTTCTGATATTACAGGGGCTATAAGGCCTGGGATACTCACAGCCCTGATGGGTGTCAGTGGAGCTGGGAAAACAACTTTGCTTGATGTTCTTGCAGGAAGAAAAACAAGTGGATACATCGAAGGAGAAATCAAAATCGGTGGTTTTCCAAAAGTTCAAGAAACATTTGCTAGGGTATCTGGTTACTGTGAACAAACTGATGTACATTCTTCTCAAATAACTGTTGAAGAATCTCTGTTCTTCTCTGCTTGGCTCCGTTTGGCACCTGaaattgactcaaaaacaaaagCA CAATTTGTGAATGAAGTCCTTGAGACCATTGAACTTGATAGCATAAAGGATTCCTTAGTTGGGATACCTGGTGTCAGTGGTCTATCAACCGAGCAGCGTAAACGTTTAACCATAGCTGTGGAGCTTGTTTCCAACCCCTCTATCATTTTCATGGATGAGCCTACCACTGGTTTAGATGCAAGAGCAGCTGCAATTGTCATGCGAGCAGTCAAGAATGTGGCTGATACtggaagaacgatcgtttgtaCCATCCATCAGCCAAGTATTGACATATTTGAATCTTTTGATGAG TTAATTCTTCTGAAAACTGGCGGTCGTATGATCTACTATGGACCATTGGGACAAGATTCAAATCAGGTCATAGAATATTTCGAG CATGTTCCCGGGGTTTCAAGGATTAGAGAAAACTACAATCCTGCAACTTGGATATTAGAGATTACCTCTTCAGCTGCAGAAGCTAAACTTGGCATAGATTTTGCTCTAGTGTATAAGAACTCTTCTCTGTATGA GAACAACAAAGAACTTGTTAAGCAGCTGAGTGCTCCATCTCCTGGTTCAAGAGATTTGCACTTTTCAAATGTCTTTGCACAAAATTTCGCTAGACAGTTCGGGGCTTGCCTTTGGAAACAAAACTTGTCTTATTGGAGGAATCCTCGCTATAACTTGCTGCGTATCTTGCATACTGTTGCGTCATCTTTGATTTTTGGGGTactattttggaagaaaggaaaaaagct AGAAAACCAACAGGACTTGTTCAACAACTTTGGCGTAATGTACTCTAGCGTTGTTTTCATGGGCATTTACAATTGTTCATCAGTCTTTCCTAATGTATCAAGGGAGAGAACTGTCATGTACAGGGAAAGGTTTGCTGGAATGTATTCCCCATGGGCTTATTCACTTGCACAG GTGATTATTGAGGTTCCCTACGTATTTGTACAAGCAGCTATCTATGTTATTATCACCTATCCAATGATTGGATTCTACGGCTCTGCATGgaaaatattttggtgtttctACTCAATGTTCTTTGCCCTTCTCTATTTCAAAAGTCTTGGGCTGCTGCTTGTGTCCATCACCCCAAACTATcacattgctaccattttgtCCTCTGCTTTCTATGTCACATTCAATCTCTTTGCTGGCTTTTTAGTTCCGAAACCG AGAATTCCAAGGTGGTGGATATGGTTTTATTATATAACCCCAACATCATGGACGTTGAATTGTTTGCTAACTTCACAATATGGAGATATAGACAAGACAATAGTGGCGTTTGGAGAAAATACAACAGTATCAACTTTCTTGAGAGATTATTTTGGGTTTCACTACAATCAACTTCCTCTTGTGAGGTTCATTCTCATCCTCTTCCCTGTTGTATTTGCATGTATTTTTGGATTTTGTATAGGGAGATTAAACTTCCAAAAAAGATGA
- the LOC103486827 gene encoding pleiotropic drug resistance protein 3-like isoform X1, protein MAQMVATQIGRSSSSIEEDGDGDVEDASLWAEIERLPTFERLRLSLFDISDDEGEVKEKRRRVADVTKLSNKERRLFIEKLIKNVKKDNLKLLTEVRDRIHKVGEKFPTVEVKYKNVHIEAECEVVHGKAIPTLWNSLQSKLYDIIKFCGVKSHKAKIDIIEDVSGIIKPGRLTLLLGPPGCGKTTLLKALSGNLNKSLKFSGEICYNGHKLEEFVPQKTSAYVSQHDLHIPQMTVRETLDFSARCQGIGSRADIMKEIIKKEKEQGIIPNPDIDIYMKAISIEGLKHSLQTDYILKIFGLDVCGDTLVGDAMRRGISGGQKKRLTTGEMMVGPNKALFMDEITNGLDSSTAFQIISCLQNLAHLTNATILISLLQPAPETFELFDDLILMAQKKIVYQGRRDRVLDFFEHCGFKCPKRKSTADFLQEVLSRKDQPQFWYRNQTPYAYVSIDTLSTKFKHWNNNNNLERKAEEEILKPYDNDDQEDQYYSKDDDGILLNIGKINNYSVSKWQVFKACASREFLLMRRNSFVYVFKISQLFLIASITMTVFIRTEMKIDVEHGNYYMGALFYSLLMLLVDALPELAMTIQRLEVFYKQKQLLFYPPWAYVIPPAILKLPLSLLQSFVWTSLTYYVIGYTPEVSRFFRHFLVLFALHVSSLSMFRMMALVNQQIVASTVSSFVILQIMIFGGFIISHPSMSAWLRWGFWVSPISYGEIGLSINEFLAPRWQKIQGSNVTIGHIILQSRGLDYHQYFYWISLAALFGFALLFNFGFALALTFLNPPGSSTAIISYEKLSQSNINADANSAQSPLSSPKTSIESTKGGIALPFRPLTVVFRDLQYYVDMPSGMRERGFTQKKLQLLSDITGAIRPGILTALMGVSGAGKTTLLDVLAGRKTSGYIEGEIKIGGFPKVQETFARVSGYCEQTDVHSSQITVEESLFFSAWLRLAPEIDSKTKAQFVNEVLETIELDSIKDSLVGIPGVSGLSTEQRKRLTIAVELVSNPSIIFMDEPTTGLDARAAAIVMRAVKNVADTGRTIVCTIHQPSIDIFESFDELILLKTGGRMIYYGPLGQDSNQVIEYFEHVPGVSRIRENYNPATWILEITSSAAEAKLGIDFALVYKNSSLYENNKELVKQLSAPSPGSRDLHFSNVFAQNFARQFGACLWKQNLSYWRNPRYNLLRILHTVASSLIFGVLFWKKGKKLENQQDLFNNFGVMYSSVVFMGIYNCSSVFPNVSRERTVMYRERFAGMYSPWAYSLAQVIIEVPYVFVQAAIYVIITYPMIGFYGSAWKIFWCFYSMFFALLYFKSLGLLLVSITPNYHIATILSSAFYVTFNLFAGFLVPKPRIPRWWIWFYYITPTSWTLNCLLTSQYGDIDKTIVAFGENTTVSTFLRDYFGFHYNQLPLVRFILILFPVVFACIFGFCIGRLNFQKR, encoded by the exons ATGGCTCAAATGGTTGCGACCCAGATAGGAAGAAGCTCCTCATCCATTGAGGAGGACGGCGATGGTGACGTTGAAGATGCTTCACTTTGGGCGGAAATCGAGAGGTTGCCAACATTCGAACGGTTGAGATTATCGTTGTTCGACATTAGCGACGACGAAGGAGAGGTGAAAGAGAAAAGGAGAAGAGTTGCAGATGTTACTAAACTCAGTAACAAGGAGCGCCGTTTATTTATCGAGAAACTCATAAAAAATGTTAAGAAGGATAATCTTAAGCTCTTGACTGAAGTTCGAGATAGAATCCACAA GGTTGGTGAGAAATTTCCAACGGTGGAAGTGAAGTATAAAAATGTGCATATTGAAGCAGAGTGTGAGGTTGTTCATGGGAAAGCCATTCCAACACTTTGGAATTCTCTTCAAAGCAAGCTTTAT GACATCATCAAATTTTGTGGTGTAAAGTCTCATAAAGCCAAAATTGACATAATCGAGGATGTGAGTGGAATTATAAAGCCTGGAAG GTTAACTTTGCTACTTGGTCCTCCCGGGTGTGGGAAAACCACACTACTAAAGGCCCTTTCTGGAAATCTTAACAAATCTCTCAag TTTAGTGGAGAAATTTGTTACAATGGACATAAACTTGAAGaatttgtcccccaaaaaacttCAGCATATGTTAGTCAGCATGACCTACATATTCCTCAAATGACCGTAAGGGAAACCCTAGATTTTTCGGCCAGGTGTCAAGGCATCGGAAGTCGAGCAG ATATTATGAAGGAGATTATCAAAAAGGAGAAGGAACAAGGGATTATTCCAAATCCTGATATTGATATTTACATGAAG GCCATTTCCATTGAAGGACTAAAACACAGTCTTCAAACTGATTACATACTCAAG ATATTTGGACTTGATGTTTGTGGTGACACTCTAGTAGGGGATGCCATGAGGAGAGGTATTTCAGGGGGTCAAAAGAAAAGATTAACTACAG GAGAAATGATGGTTGGTCCAAACAAAGCTTTGTTCATGGATGAAATCACAAATGGATTAGACAGTTCCACTGCCTTCCAAATCATTTCATGCCTACAAAACTTAGCTCATCTTACAAATGCTACAATTCTTATCTCTCTTCTTCAACCAGCTCCCGAAACCTTCGAACTTTTTGATGATTTGATCTTGATGGCACAAAAAAAGATTGTATATCAAGGTCGTCGTGACCGAGTTCTCGACTTCTTTGAACACTGTGGATTCAAATGCCCCAAAAGGAAAAGCACTGCAGATTTTCTTCAAGAGGTGCTTTCAAGGAAAGATCAACCACAATTTTGGTATCGTAACCAAACTCCTTATGCATATGTTTCTATTGACACATTGAGTACAAAGTTCAAGCATTggaataacaataataatttagaaAGAAAGGCGGAAGAGGAGATTTTGAAACCCTATGATAATGATGATCAAGAAGATCAATATTATTCAAAAGATGATGATGGTATTTTGTTGAATATTGGGAAGATCAATAATTATAGTGTTTCTAAATGGCAAGTGTTTAAAGCTTGTGCATCAAGGGAATTCCTCCTCATGAGAAGAAATTCATTTGTTTACGTCTTCAAAATAAGTCAG CTTTTCTTGATTGCTTCAATCACAATGACAGTGTTTATAAGGACAGAAATGAAAATAGATGTTGAACATGGAAACTACTACATGGGAGCCTTATTCTATTCTCTCCTTATGCTCCTAGTTGATGCATTGCCTGAATTGGCAATGACTATCCAAAGACTTGAAGTTTTCTACAAACAAAAACAGTTACTGTTTTATCCACCTTGGGCTTATGTAATTCCACCTGCCATTTTGAAGCTCCCTCTCTCACTTCTTCAATCCTTTGTATGGACTTCTCTTACTTATTATGTCATCGGTTACACCCCCGAGGTCTCCAG GTTCTTTCGACATTTTCTTGTGTTGTTTGCGCTGCACGTATCTTCATTATCCATGTTTCGAATGATGGCTTTAGTCAATCAACAAATTGTTGCTTCTACAGTTAGCAGTTTTGTAATATTACAAATCATGATATTTGGTGGTTTCATCATCTCTCATC CCTCAATGTCAGCTTGGTTGCGATGGGGATTTTGGGTTTCACCAATTAGCTATGGAGAAATTGGGCTTTCTATCAATGAATTTCTTGCTCCAAGATGGCAGAAG ATTCAAGGTTCGAACGTTACAATAGGACATATAATTCTTCAAAGTCGAGGACTCGATTATCATCAATACTTCTACTGGATTTCACTCGCAGCTTTGTTTGGATTTGCTCTCCTTTTCAATTTTGGATTTGCCTTAGCTCTTACTTTCCTCAATC CTCCTGGATCTTCCACTGCCATTATCTCATATGAAAAGCTCTCACAATCTAACATCAATGCCGATGCTAATTCTGCCCAAAGCCCTCTTTCTTCTCCTAAGACCTCCATAGAATCGACCAAAG GTGGAATAGCATTGCCTTTCAGACCTTTAACAGTAGTGTTTCGAGATTTGCAGTATTATGTGGACATGCCATCG GGAATGAGAGAGAGGGGTTTTACTCAGAAGAAACTCCAGCTTCTTTCTGATATTACAGGGGCTATAAGGCCTGGGATACTCACAGCCCTGATGGGTGTCAGTGGAGCTGGGAAAACAACTTTGCTTGATGTTCTTGCAGGAAGAAAAACAAGTGGATACATCGAAGGAGAAATCAAAATCGGTGGTTTTCCAAAAGTTCAAGAAACATTTGCTAGGGTATCTGGTTACTGTGAACAAACTGATGTACATTCTTCTCAAATAACTGTTGAAGAATCTCTGTTCTTCTCTGCTTGGCTCCGTTTGGCACCTGaaattgactcaaaaacaaaagCA CAATTTGTGAATGAAGTCCTTGAGACCATTGAACTTGATAGCATAAAGGATTCCTTAGTTGGGATACCTGGTGTCAGTGGTCTATCAACCGAGCAGCGTAAACGTTTAACCATAGCTGTGGAGCTTGTTTCCAACCCCTCTATCATTTTCATGGATGAGCCTACCACTGGTTTAGATGCAAGAGCAGCTGCAATTGTCATGCGAGCAGTCAAGAATGTGGCTGATACtggaagaacgatcgtttgtaCCATCCATCAGCCAAGTATTGACATATTTGAATCTTTTGATGAG TTAATTCTTCTGAAAACTGGCGGTCGTATGATCTACTATGGACCATTGGGACAAGATTCAAATCAGGTCATAGAATATTTCGAG CATGTTCCCGGGGTTTCAAGGATTAGAGAAAACTACAATCCTGCAACTTGGATATTAGAGATTACCTCTTCAGCTGCAGAAGCTAAACTTGGCATAGATTTTGCTCTAGTGTATAAGAACTCTTCTCTGTATGA GAACAACAAAGAACTTGTTAAGCAGCTGAGTGCTCCATCTCCTGGTTCAAGAGATTTGCACTTTTCAAATGTCTTTGCACAAAATTTCGCTAGACAGTTCGGGGCTTGCCTTTGGAAACAAAACTTGTCTTATTGGAGGAATCCTCGCTATAACTTGCTGCGTATCTTGCATACTGTTGCGTCATCTTTGATTTTTGGGGTactattttggaagaaaggaaaaaagct AGAAAACCAACAGGACTTGTTCAACAACTTTGGCGTAATGTACTCTAGCGTTGTTTTCATGGGCATTTACAATTGTTCATCAGTCTTTCCTAATGTATCAAGGGAGAGAACTGTCATGTACAGGGAAAGGTTTGCTGGAATGTATTCCCCATGGGCTTATTCACTTGCACAG GTGATTATTGAGGTTCCCTACGTATTTGTACAAGCAGCTATCTATGTTATTATCACCTATCCAATGATTGGATTCTACGGCTCTGCATGgaaaatattttggtgtttctACTCAATGTTCTTTGCCCTTCTCTATTTCAAAAGTCTTGGGCTGCTGCTTGTGTCCATCACCCCAAACTATcacattgctaccattttgtCCTCTGCTTTCTATGTCACATTCAATCTCTTTGCTGGCTTTTTAGTTCCGAAACCG AGAATTCCAAGGTGGTGGATATGGTTTTATTATATAACCCCAACATCATGGACGTTGAATTGTTTGCTAACTTCACAATATGGAGATATAGACAAGACAATAGTGGCGTTTGGAGAAAATACAACAGTATCAACTTTCTTGAGAGATTATTTTGGGTTTCACTACAATCAACTTCCTCTTGTGAGGTTCATTCTCATCCTCTTCCCTGTTGTATTTGCATGTATTTTTGGATTTTGTATAGGGAGATTAAACTTCCAAAAAAGATGA